GGGTCTACTCTAATGCTGGTAAATTGTCAACTATCGGGTTATCAATTCATTGAAGAAATTTACCAAGGTTCTCGAACTGCTGTTTATCGCGGAATGCAGTTACCGTCACAACAGCCTGTTGTGATTAAAATTCTGCGATCAACTTATCCCAGTTTTGAGGAATTATTGCAGTTCCGAAATCAGTACACGATTTCCCAAGCCTTGGACATGCCAGGACTCGTCCGCTCCTACGCTTTGGCCGCCTATGAAAATAGTTATGCATTAATCATGGAAGATTTCGGAGGAATTTCTCTTCGTGAATATGCTCAAAATCAGCCATTATCTTTGCATGAAGTTTTGTCTATCGCTCTGCAATTGTCCGTAATTTTGGATTACTTGCATCAACGAAAAGTCATTCACAAAGATATTAAGCCGGCCAATATTT
This genomic interval from Limnothrix sp. FACHB-406 contains the following:
- a CDS encoding protein kinase, translating into MSISASFSGSTLMLVNCQLSGYQFIEEIYQGSRTAVYRGMQLPSQQPVVIKILRSTYPSFEELLQFRNQYTISQALDMPGLVRSYALAAYENSYALIMEDFGGISLREYAQNQPLSLHEVLSIALQLSVILDYLHQRKVIHKDIKPANILIHPSSGTIKLTDFRADL